The DNA region CTGCGTCCCCCCGGACGACCAGTATGGCCGAGCgtctctcccgctcggcccgatAAAAGACAAAAGGTGCAGGAGAGTACAAAGGGGACGACCagagatatccttctcgagatatGTGTcgccgacagacagcatggtcggcggccggactagacagagaatcgtacggtggaagtttccactgtcatgtcagagatatgctcggacggttgcggtatgacgtcagacgtgcttttctgacacatccattttgaggtatgtttggggaagcgtgcacacgtCGATGAGCGTGCACACACCTCCCCGggggcctatataaggacccccatacttcgacggaggtatgcaatcaacCATACTATAGCTATAGTTCTCCTTATTTTGCTTCAGCtttcttctcgcctgacttgagcgttggagggtcgtcgctgggaaccccttcccggcccggctttgttgcaggttcgtcggaggtccACTTCATACCGGCGTCTACGTGGAGCTGGcagagagcgccacatccccagcttccaTCAACTCACAGTTCGGACAAGATCATTATATTATTATATAACTATATATAAAGTTAATGTACagcattttaattaaataatcaaattaagttaattcCCTCGAAAAGATCATTATTTGGAGATCGATTCCTTCGAAATGATAACATCTATGTTCCTGCAAGATAAAGCACGGGCTCCTATTGCTTATTGCTTGTCGTAATCCTTATGAAAGGAGGGGtgcgagctgagctcgagctagTCGAGCTCGAGTTCGAGctagtcgagctcgagctcgagtttCATATTTAATTATGAACTCgagcttatttttttttaatttttaattattttttaataaataaattaatatattatatattagatactatgaaaataaatattattattaattcgtTTGACTCAATAAGCCACCGAGTAAATAATaatcgagctcgactcgatttcTAATTAAGTTGATTCGAATTCAATTAACTTTGAGCTTGAGTCAAATTGGGTGATTTAGATCATTTGTATTCCTGGATGTGAAAGTTTGAATAATCATCAACACCAAGCTAGTACATAGTGTTTAAAGAACATAAGTTGGAGCAAACATAATGTACGTTTGGCAACCATCATCCATCGAACGATGAATTGAAATGAATGTCCATGATTTATTTTATCCATGTTAATCTTGAGATAGATTAATAGAGATACTAGAAACAAACATATTCACTTTTTACTACTATGAATTAAAATGAAAGTGGAACCGAACACAAGTTGCCGGAACTCCGGTTGACAACGGACCGAGGGAGGTAGGAGCccaatatttaaaagaaaattaattttaaaatattccaatcaaatttaaaattatccTATCTGTTCTTCGCATGCATGTGAGTCACAATCCTTATCTATTATTCAGATTCAATCATTGAGATAGTGTTTTTTTTTCATCAATTATCTATTATTTAGAATCAATCACGTCGATCACTTGCCTTGTTCAATTTCTCCACTCGGAAACATTAATCACAAACAGATAAAACAAGGATTCCACATTTAATCCTGCGCTATCCTCCAGATCATCAGATCTCTGATATCTAACTCTTGTCTCGTAGCTGCTCAACAGGAAAGCATCAACATCGGCTGGTGGCGCTGATCTGATCCTTCAGCTCTTGGATCCGCTCCGTAACAGTTCAATTCCAACAACCGTGCCTGAACACTCAACGCCAGACTCCACAGCATGACAGTGGCCTCACAGGGGACGCCGCCCGATGAGAGAGGGCGCCCAGGGCATTCATTCATTAATTGCTCCAATTCTGATACTGGGCTCACCGCGACCACACAGATTGCGGCAGCAATAACAGATCTTTGTCTGTTGTTTTCTCTTCGGAGAGGTGGAACTCTGCTCGTTGAATGTTGCCTCCGATGGCAACAGAAGATCTTCGGCCCTGTCGGGAATGAGTGAAGGAGAAGCATTTGGAATGCATAGTCAGATCTGCGATGAGTGACACGTTATATAGATTCCAGCTCTACTCgtaagatttttattttattattaaaatgttTTAGTTTGGTCTTCTTACTTGTTCGAAAGGTCTATATAATGGCTTGCCGTTTGCCGCTTGCCTCGCGGCGGAGTGTAGATGAAACTCACCTCTCTGCTCCAATGCGGGTGCGTCGCGATGTGGCCGGAGGATGCGCCGGAGACGACGCCGGTGCCCCCTCTTGGGAACGTTGCTACCGCGGCGCCCCGTGCCCGTCGCCGCGGCGTGAGACGCAGCTTCAAGCCCTGGAGGCCGTCGCTCTCAGCGATCTCTGAGCGCGGATCCACGACGGCGGTGGCGGCGGGGGCGGTCGATGGAAAAAGGGGTAGTGATGAGTCGGGCAAGGCGAAGGCTACCGTGTGTCGTCGAGTTCTTCCTCGTTCTCA from Zingiber officinale cultivar Zhangliang chromosome 4B, Zo_v1.1, whole genome shotgun sequence includes:
- the LOC121974415 gene encoding uncharacterized protein LOC121974415, translating into MKLTSLLQCGCVAMWPEDAPETTPVPPLGNVATAAPRARRRGVRRSFKPWRPSLSAISERGSTTAVAAGAVDGKRGSDESGKAKATVCRRVLPRSHSDDNRYKDVSSVISAISPTAYLF